The Kroppenstedtia pulmonis genome has a segment encoding these proteins:
- a CDS encoding HD domain-containing protein — translation MIIHDPIYGKFKVEAPLAELIGSAPLQRLKGIHQGGAGYLVNPKWNVTRYEHSVGVMLLIRRMGGCLKEQIAGLLHDFSHTAFSHVMDLVMNHDEEDFHEVYFEKMLLNTEVADILRDHGIRPEDLLPLHRWNLLEQPAPELCMDRIDYTLRDRFHYEQMEEEDIHRFLQSIRVIGDRICVETIEMAEWFVDAYYREVVDFFMDPLNVYAYDQLAWVIKLALESGVLHIDDLFTDDEAVLEKIRTSGDRQLIRWLNQIHPGVQVEVGKPGREGDIHRHFKNRMINPLVYIGKDNFKRASELSETVRVIHLQAEAKFRDGAHVRVISR, via the coding sequence TTGATTATCCATGATCCGATATATGGTAAGTTTAAAGTGGAAGCACCTTTGGCGGAGTTGATTGGGTCTGCTCCCTTACAAAGATTGAAGGGAATTCATCAAGGAGGGGCCGGTTATCTGGTAAATCCGAAGTGGAATGTAACCCGCTATGAACATTCGGTAGGTGTGATGCTGCTGATCCGCCGAATGGGGGGATGCCTGAAAGAACAAATAGCCGGGCTTCTTCACGATTTTTCCCATACCGCTTTTTCCCATGTCATGGATCTGGTGATGAATCATGATGAGGAAGACTTTCACGAAGTGTATTTTGAAAAAATGCTCCTGAATACGGAAGTGGCTGATATTCTCCGTGATCATGGGATAAGGCCGGAAGATCTCCTTCCTCTTCATCGGTGGAACCTCCTGGAACAACCGGCTCCGGAACTTTGTATGGATCGCATTGACTATACCTTACGGGATCGATTTCATTATGAACAGATGGAAGAAGAAGATATCCACCGGTTTTTACAGTCGATCAGGGTAATAGGCGATAGAATATGTGTCGAAACCATTGAGATGGCAGAGTGGTTTGTGGATGCCTATTACAGAGAGGTTGTTGACTTTTTTATGGATCCTCTCAATGTGTATGCTTATGATCAGTTGGCTTGGGTGATTAAGTTGGCATTGGAATCAGGGGTTCTTCACATCGACGACTTGTTTACTGATGATGAAGCGGTGTTGGAGAAAATTCGAACCAGTGGGGATCGTCAACTTATCCGTTGGTTGAATCAAATCCATCCCGGTGTACAGGTGGAGGTTGGAAAACCGGGGCGAGAAGGGGATATTCATCGGCATTTTAAAAACAGGATGATCAACCCTTTGGTATACATAGGGAAGGATAATTTTAAACGGGCTTCGGAACTGTCGGAGACAGTTAGAGTGATTCATTTACAGGCAGAAGCAAAGTTCAGAGACGGAGCCCATGTAAGGGTGATCTCCAGATAG
- the mobB gene encoding molybdopterin-guanine dinucleotide biosynthesis protein B has protein sequence MKKYALPPVIQFVGYANSGKTTLICRVMDILTGKGLRVGTIKHHAHKLEVDQPGKDTWKHQQAGACLTSITGTNQTVIFHHTPLSLEQLLFYYQDMDLILVEGYKRAPYPKWVLIRNSAERTLAEELSHVQGVICPERLENMDIPQYTLEDASYIAEEISNTLSGTRD, from the coding sequence GTGAAAAAGTACGCTTTGCCTCCGGTTATACAATTTGTTGGTTACGCCAATTCAGGTAAAACCACACTGATATGTCGTGTGATGGACATACTCACGGGGAAGGGACTTCGTGTCGGTACCATTAAGCATCATGCCCATAAGCTGGAGGTTGATCAACCCGGCAAGGATACCTGGAAACATCAGCAAGCGGGAGCTTGTCTCACTTCCATTACAGGTACGAACCAAACTGTCATTTTTCATCATACTCCTCTTTCCCTGGAGCAACTGCTTTTCTATTACCAGGATATGGACCTGATTCTGGTGGAAGGGTACAAACGGGCGCCTTATCCCAAATGGGTACTGATTCGTAACTCTGCAGAAAGGACATTGGCAGAAGAACTTTCTCATGTACAGGGAGTGATTTGTCCAGAACGATTGGAGAATATGGACATACCGCAATATACCTTGGAAGATGCAAGCTACATTGCGGAAGAAATCAGCAACACTTTGTCCGGAACAAGGGATTAG
- a CDS encoding spore germination protein yields the protein MDQPKSKEQLPYPPPSERENPISRRERIAYVEDQFFHTGDLKQREIQVNNMEGTILYLDPLTDNKLLQSAVLDPLTSHPDQDPKEILLSVDIKQETDLTKGIEGLTNGKSLLISEGKQKFFLLGTEKVYKRDINEPANEGVVRGPHDGFTEVLNINLYSIRKRVKNSDLTIRFHEVGNMTKTKIAVVFMKSLVNPELVREVEKRIQSISADMVMTPGFLQEYTEDNSFSPFPQQLNTERPDRVVANIMEGRVAVLADGDPTALIKPVTLFAFYQSPDDYYNRWIVSSFVRLIRLVSFFIAFLLPAAYIATVAFHPVILPLELIFTIKGSLERIPFPPMVEALLIELIFELLREAGIRMPSRVGQTIGIVGGLVIGDAIVRAGLVSYTMIIVVSLTAIASFLVPSNEMSTAIRVLRFPLMLAAALFGYVGITLGVMFTFIHLCKLESFGTPYLSPIAPFRLRDWKDTFVRFPAWKLNRRSSETHPQKMRQEYLSREWEAHD from the coding sequence TTGGATCAGCCGAAAAGCAAAGAACAACTCCCTTACCCCCCTCCTTCGGAAAGAGAGAATCCGATCAGTCGACGGGAACGGATCGCTTACGTCGAAGATCAATTCTTTCATACCGGTGATCTCAAACAACGAGAGATTCAGGTAAACAATATGGAAGGAACCATCCTGTATCTTGACCCATTGACAGATAATAAACTTCTTCAGTCAGCAGTATTGGACCCCTTAACTTCCCATCCGGACCAAGATCCAAAAGAAATCTTGCTTTCCGTAGACATCAAACAGGAGACAGATCTGACCAAAGGCATTGAAGGGTTGACTAATGGAAAATCTCTTTTAATTTCCGAAGGGAAACAGAAGTTCTTCCTATTGGGAACGGAGAAGGTATACAAGCGAGATATTAACGAACCTGCCAATGAGGGCGTGGTTCGTGGACCCCATGACGGTTTCACGGAAGTTTTAAATATCAATCTTTACAGCATACGAAAACGGGTGAAAAATTCCGATCTGACCATCCGTTTTCATGAAGTGGGAAACATGACAAAAACCAAGATCGCCGTCGTTTTTATGAAAAGTCTGGTCAACCCAGAACTTGTACGGGAAGTGGAAAAGCGCATTCAATCCATCTCTGCGGATATGGTGATGACCCCTGGCTTTCTCCAGGAATATACCGAAGACAATTCCTTTTCTCCCTTTCCCCAACAATTAAATACAGAAAGACCGGACCGGGTTGTAGCCAATATTATGGAAGGCAGAGTTGCCGTCCTGGCAGATGGAGATCCCACAGCTCTGATTAAACCAGTTACACTGTTTGCCTTTTACCAGAGCCCCGATGATTATTACAACCGTTGGATCGTCAGTTCATTCGTTCGATTAATCCGTCTGGTCAGCTTTTTTATCGCTTTTCTGTTGCCGGCTGCCTATATCGCCACTGTGGCTTTTCACCCTGTTATTCTGCCATTGGAGTTGATTTTCACCATTAAGGGTTCCTTGGAGCGGATTCCGTTTCCACCCATGGTGGAGGCTTTGTTAATCGAACTGATTTTCGAACTGCTTCGGGAAGCGGGAATTCGCATGCCCAGCCGAGTCGGTCAAACGATCGGGATTGTGGGTGGATTAGTCATCGGGGATGCCATTGTCAGGGCAGGGCTGGTTTCCTATACGATGATTATCGTCGTCTCTCTGACAGCCATTGCTTCCTTTCTGGTACCCTCCAATGAAATGAGCACAGCGATCCGAGTGTTACGCTTCCCCTTAATGTTGGCTGCTGCTTTATTTGGTTATGTGGGGATCACTCTGGGGGTTATGTTTACTTTTATTCACTTGTGCAAATTAGAGTCTTTCGGTACTCCCTATTTATCTCCCATCGCCCCTTTCCGTCTCAGAGATTGGAAAGATACCTTTGTCCGCTTTCCGGCTTGGAAACTGAACCGACGGTCCAGTGAAACCCATCCGCAAAAAATGAGACAGGAGTATCTTTCAAGGGAGTGGGAAGCTCATGATTGA
- a CDS encoding GerAB/ArcD/ProY family transporter: protein MIDKKYQITQWQLTFLILQTQIGTGVLQLPHLVQSVAKGGGWISVLIAGAVTQLVLILLWSLSRRYPSFTIYGIGPQIARRFLGNIIVFAYIVYFVLVGGSILVLSVRTLNKWLLKDTPTWVLLLLIAVTAIYLAREQLRTISQFCQLASFLIPLFVLLISYGYSDVNLNYTLPVTEAGWNNIVTGAQNSMTAFSGFELLLLAYPFTKGTNLQKLKAASLANVAVTLFYVFVTFSCLIFFSPPQLSVIPEPVLYMLKSFQIYIVDRADLIFLSIWIVNGVTSITCYIYAGANGFGYLFHQGSHKKAVLYTTLLCCLIALYPQTMTQHDALVWIKQWMEYIFLLGLPLLLLSLSYLLKQKEGQTA from the coding sequence ATGATTGATAAAAAATACCAAATCACCCAATGGCAACTCACTTTCTTAATTCTGCAAACACAAATCGGCACGGGTGTCTTACAATTGCCTCACCTGGTCCAAAGCGTGGCGAAGGGAGGAGGGTGGATTTCTGTCCTGATCGCCGGTGCTGTCACCCAGCTTGTACTGATTTTGTTATGGAGCTTGTCCAGACGATATCCATCCTTCACCATATACGGAATCGGACCACAGATTGCCAGGCGCTTTTTGGGAAACATCATTGTTTTCGCGTATATCGTTTACTTTGTACTGGTTGGAGGAAGTATACTGGTTCTTTCCGTCCGCACCTTGAACAAATGGTTACTGAAAGATACACCTACCTGGGTTTTGCTGCTGTTGATTGCCGTTACTGCCATCTATCTGGCTCGGGAACAACTGAGGACAATTTCTCAGTTTTGTCAGCTGGCCTCCTTTTTGATACCCCTGTTTGTACTATTGATCAGTTATGGTTACAGCGATGTAAACCTAAACTATACTCTGCCTGTTACGGAAGCCGGTTGGAACAATATTGTCACAGGGGCACAAAACTCCATGACGGCATTTTCCGGATTTGAGTTGCTTTTACTGGCTTACCCTTTTACAAAAGGCACCAACCTGCAAAAGCTAAAAGCAGCTTCCCTCGCCAATGTTGCAGTGACACTCTTTTATGTGTTTGTCACTTTTTCTTGTCTGATTTTTTTCAGTCCTCCGCAACTCTCCGTGATTCCTGAACCGGTATTGTACATGTTGAAATCATTCCAAATCTATATCGTGGATCGGGCGGATTTGATTTTTTTATCCATCTGGATCGTCAACGGAGTAACATCCATCACTTGCTATATTTATGCCGGTGCCAATGGATTTGGATATCTGTTTCATCAGGGGAGTCACAAAAAAGCGGTTCTCTATACCACATTGCTTTGTTGCCTCATCGCCCTCTATCCACAAACCATGACCCAACATGACGCTTTGGTTTGGATTAAGCAATGGATGGAATACATTTTTTTGTTGGGTCTTCCGTTGCTCCTACTTTCATTATCCTATCTGTTAAAACAAAAGGAGGGCCAAACAGCATAA